A genomic window from Halodesulfovibrio sp. MK-HDV includes:
- a CDS encoding 4Fe-4S binding protein yields the protein MSKPAVESVEIIACRGISGGNCRFAMNANEAFPAAIRKVVEQTGWDGFLRTQIRGPLLHHHTLKISVAACPNGCSRPHIADIGIIRAKRPELIPDMCSHCGLCGRICPDKAISYDKGEPVFDHEQCMKCGMCMEKCPERAIRASEDGYRIVLGGKLGRHPRLASELDGLFCEEQVLAIIAESVFYYMEQYRPKLRFGTLVEENYDALLLRLEFAKTVRCKG from the coding sequence ATGTCTAAACCAGCTGTAGAATCAGTAGAAATTATCGCCTGTCGTGGCATCTCAGGCGGCAACTGTCGATTTGCTATGAATGCCAATGAAGCATTTCCTGCCGCTATACGTAAGGTTGTAGAGCAAACAGGATGGGATGGTTTCTTGCGTACGCAGATTCGCGGTCCATTGCTGCATCATCATACACTTAAAATTTCTGTGGCTGCATGTCCCAACGGATGTTCACGCCCACATATTGCTGATATAGGCATTATCCGTGCTAAGCGACCGGAACTTATTCCTGACATGTGTTCCCATTGTGGACTGTGTGGACGTATTTGTCCGGATAAGGCTATCTCGTACGATAAAGGCGAGCCTGTCTTTGACCATGAGCAGTGTATGAAGTGCGGTATGTGTATGGAAAAATGTCCGGAACGCGCTATCCGTGCTTCTGAAGATGGATACCGAATTGTTCTTGGTGGAAAGCTTGGCAGACACCCGCGCCTTGCATCTGAACTGGACGGTCTTTTTTGTGAAGAACAGGTGCTTGCTATCATCGCAGAAAGTGTATTTTATTACATGGAGCAGTACCGTCCAAAGCTACGTTTCGGCACTCTTGTTGAAGAAAATTACGACGCATTACTGCTGCGGTTGGAGTTTGCCAAAACCGTTCGCTGCAAAGGATAA
- a CDS encoding response regulator — protein sequence MANTILLVEDDEDIRQLLTFTFEAAGFDVITRSDGQEGLDAAVAETPDVVILDIMLPSMSGLDICKVLKRNAETESIPVIMLTARGEEVDRVVGLELGADDYVVKPFSPRELVLRVRAVLKRNAPPEPASKATSLKMDGLVVDMDAYKVLIDNEEVLLTATEFKLLAELLKNKGRVRTRDQLLNTVWGYEFEGYARTVDTHVRRLRQKIGDYAKYIETMRGVGYRFKE from the coding sequence ATGGCTAATACTATTTTGCTTGTAGAAGATGATGAAGACATTAGACAACTGCTCACGTTTACGTTTGAAGCAGCAGGTTTTGATGTCATTACGCGCTCAGATGGTCAGGAAGGGCTGGATGCAGCCGTGGCAGAAACTCCGGATGTTGTGATTCTGGATATTATGCTGCCTTCCATGAGCGGACTGGATATCTGTAAAGTGCTCAAGCGTAATGCAGAGACTGAATCTATTCCGGTAATAATGCTCACCGCACGTGGTGAAGAAGTGGATCGTGTAGTCGGGTTGGAACTCGGTGCAGATGATTATGTAGTAAAGCCATTTAGCCCACGGGAACTTGTTTTGCGTGTGCGTGCCGTGCTTAAACGTAATGCGCCGCCAGAACCGGCTTCCAAAGCAACAAGCCTTAAAATGGATGGCCTTGTTGTAGATATGGATGCGTATAAAGTTCTTATCGATAATGAAGAAGTGCTGCTGACAGCAACAGAATTTAAACTACTCGCAGAATTGCTTAAGAATAAAGGCCGTGTTCGTACACGCGACCAGCTGTTGAATACCGTATGGGGATACGAATTTGAAGGCTATGCACGTACAGTAGACACACATGTGCGCAGGCTGCGCCAAAAAATCGGGGACTACGCAAAGTATATCGAAACCATGCGTGGTGTCGGATACAGATTCAAAGAATAG
- the rnpA gene encoding ribonuclease P protein component, with the protein MICLTFPRTHRLTRRPDFVKCYDDGRRYFSKNFVLFVLEKEEPLVLWRVGLAVTKKTGSAVQRNRVKRVLREFFRLNQREIPNGIDLVVVPKRRLDPERVDLKFVTQEILPIIHKLRERSARGGESEA; encoded by the coding sequence ATTATCTGCCTAACGTTCCCAAGAACACATCGGCTGACCCGGCGGCCAGACTTCGTTAAATGTTACGATGATGGTCGCCGATACTTTTCTAAAAATTTCGTTCTGTTTGTTTTAGAAAAGGAAGAACCCCTCGTCTTATGGCGAGTGGGTTTGGCTGTAACGAAGAAAACAGGATCGGCAGTACAGCGTAACCGTGTAAAGCGTGTGTTGCGTGAGTTTTTTCGACTGAATCAGCGGGAAATACCGAACGGCATTGATTTAGTTGTTGTGCCTAAACGCCGATTAGATCCTGAGCGTGTTGACCTAAAATTTGTCACACAGGAAATTTTACCGATCATTCACAAATTGCGTGAAAGGTCCGCTCGGGGTGGGGAAAGTGAAGCGTAA
- a CDS encoding FlgO family outer membrane protein — translation MRNVLILLVAITCLLPAAAFAENGSVLPPAPEQIVTLPELSFEPSSLSAENFMAADVIAEQMSGKVSRNSPVLIASMVQLNDLRHSSMLGRLVMQQISSRISQFGYKVLETRLKKKYSIIPKEGEFILSRDVSELMKKEYNAQVVLVGSYVPTPYRVYVSIRLLRIADGVVMAAHEYTLKSRREFAVLLREDKDEQRDLWAMFNKRPNAYATQGKSAKARKGVQLSSPDLIRPQADGDIEMTNFPVLNAPANASELKR, via the coding sequence ATGCGAAACGTTCTGATTCTTTTAGTAGCGATTACATGTTTGTTGCCAGCGGCTGCTTTTGCAGAAAACGGAAGCGTTTTACCTCCAGCGCCGGAGCAGATTGTAACCTTGCCGGAATTGAGTTTTGAGCCTTCATCACTTTCTGCTGAAAACTTTATGGCTGCCGATGTGATTGCAGAGCAGATGAGTGGTAAGGTTAGTCGTAACAGTCCTGTGCTTATTGCGAGCATGGTTCAGTTGAATGACCTTCGTCATTCTTCCATGCTTGGAAGACTCGTGATGCAGCAAATTTCATCACGCATCAGCCAGTTCGGGTATAAGGTTTTGGAAACACGTCTAAAGAAAAAATATTCTATCATTCCTAAAGAGGGTGAGTTTATTTTAAGTCGAGATGTATCCGAACTGATGAAAAAAGAGTACAATGCCCAAGTGGTGCTGGTCGGCAGTTATGTGCCGACACCGTACAGAGTGTATGTTTCCATTAGATTGCTGCGTATTGCGGACGGTGTAGTTATGGCAGCACACGAGTATACGTTGAAAAGTAGACGCGAGTTTGCTGTTTTACTTCGTGAAGATAAAGATGAGCAACGTGACTTGTGGGCGATGTTTAACAAGCGTCCAAATGCATATGCAACACAAGGAAAAAGCGCAAAAGCTAGAAAAGGTGTACAGTTGTCTTCACCTGATTTGATCAGGCCACAAGCTGATGGCGATATAGAAATGACCAACTTTCCAGTCCTGAATGCTCCGGCAAATGCCTCGGAATTAAAAAGGTAG
- the phoU gene encoding phosphate signaling complex protein PhoU: METQFHVKLDALRAKLLEMAARAQNAVEFATVALLQRDVELAERVIKEDRLIDEIECEVDDMSLRLLALDTPVAIDLRSIVGMMRVAVNLERIGDQAVNIARQAKYLSSRPALPFEANLEELCSVTLDMLKTSIIALREGDSMLAREVCRMDEECDKLDVEVIKELVNYMGYESPAVKRAVAAILTSRSLERVGDLSTNIGEAVVFIIEGESIKHKICSQKSML, translated from the coding sequence ATGGAGACTCAGTTTCATGTAAAGCTGGATGCTTTACGAGCTAAATTACTGGAAATGGCTGCACGAGCGCAAAACGCTGTAGAATTTGCCACTGTGGCACTTTTACAGCGGGATGTAGAGCTGGCAGAGCGTGTCATCAAAGAAGATAGACTTATTGATGAAATAGAATGCGAAGTGGACGATATGTCCTTGCGTCTTCTTGCATTGGATACCCCAGTTGCAATTGATCTGCGTTCCATTGTGGGAATGATGCGTGTGGCAGTGAACCTTGAGCGAATCGGGGATCAGGCTGTGAACATTGCACGGCAGGCCAAATATCTTTCATCCAGACCTGCATTACCTTTTGAGGCAAACCTGGAAGAACTTTGCTCCGTAACATTGGATATGCTGAAGACATCCATTATTGCTCTGCGGGAGGGAGATTCAATGCTTGCCCGTGAGGTGTGTCGCATGGATGAAGAGTGCGACAAACTTGATGTGGAAGTGATCAAAGAGCTCGTGAACTACATGGGCTATGAATCTCCTGCTGTTAAGCGAGCAGTAGCTGCAATTCTCACCTCCCGCAGTTTGGAACGTGTCGGTGACCTTTCCACGAATATTGGTGAAGCTGTTGTTTTCATTATTGAAGGTGAGAGCATTAAGCACAAGATTTGTAGCCAGAAAAGCATGTTGTAG
- the yidC gene encoding membrane protein insertase YidC, which produces MDKNRVIITVVLCLVITVGWNYLAEYMGWLPQPVQQTAVEGTTNVDSNSLAKVQPAQNTPASDLPAFKAESGRTVSVDTPLYTATFHSNGGVLQSFVLKNYKAENTPDSPNVDLIGKPASAFAPLGLLIDGDRTWEKAAWSLKGSDLTIENGKGGMLVFVGEVDGLRIEREFSFTADTYTITEKTNIINVGTNPRNVRLDYTLDTDSMADIDNPYNKTRVAWFTDTEGLDTEEDIDDLGQGISSTLPMMWAGVESNYFIAAIAPKSADLALKAKYQSGVYRLALEKDGIGIAPGSMASETATYYFGPKITKYLAVAPNVLSAAEDYGFFTVLAVPMLKMINFFEQYVGNYGIAIILLTILIKIAFWPLSRKSYKSMESMKKLQPMMQKIREKYADDREKQNAEVMALYKTYKVNPVGGCLPMVIQIPVFFGLYQALLNAIQLRHASFIDFLPFTNMPWLSDLSAPDPYYITPIVMGATMLLQQLLSPSTGDPTQRKMMLIMPVVFTFMFLNFPSGLVVYWLVNNVLSILQQWLMLRKA; this is translated from the coding sequence ATGGATAAAAACCGAGTCATAATTACCGTTGTACTCTGCCTTGTTATCACCGTAGGGTGGAACTATCTTGCCGAGTACATGGGATGGCTACCGCAGCCTGTTCAGCAGACCGCGGTAGAAGGAACTACAAATGTAGATTCCAACTCCCTTGCTAAGGTTCAGCCAGCACAAAACACACCAGCATCAGATTTGCCAGCTTTCAAGGCTGAAAGCGGACGCACTGTTTCTGTTGATACTCCACTTTACACCGCAACATTCCATTCTAATGGCGGTGTGCTGCAAAGCTTTGTACTTAAAAACTACAAGGCCGAAAACACCCCTGATTCTCCGAATGTTGATCTCATTGGCAAACCAGCTTCTGCTTTTGCCCCTCTTGGTCTCCTCATTGATGGTGATCGCACTTGGGAAAAAGCAGCTTGGAGCTTAAAAGGCTCTGATCTTACCATCGAAAATGGTAAGGGCGGTATGCTTGTGTTTGTTGGTGAAGTAGATGGTTTGCGTATTGAGAGAGAATTCTCATTTACAGCAGACACCTACACTATTACAGAAAAGACTAATATCATTAACGTGGGTACGAATCCGCGTAATGTTCGATTAGATTACACTCTTGATACCGACAGTATGGCCGATATTGACAACCCGTACAATAAAACGCGTGTTGCATGGTTTACTGACACCGAAGGTCTTGATACTGAAGAAGATATCGATGATCTCGGTCAAGGCATCAGCAGTACCCTGCCTATGATGTGGGCAGGCGTGGAAAGCAACTACTTTATTGCTGCCATTGCACCTAAAAGTGCTGACCTTGCTCTGAAAGCTAAATACCAGAGCGGCGTGTACAGACTTGCTCTTGAAAAAGATGGTATTGGTATTGCTCCGGGCAGCATGGCTTCCGAGACTGCTACCTACTACTTTGGTCCTAAGATTACCAAGTACCTCGCTGTTGCTCCTAATGTTTTGAGTGCAGCTGAAGACTACGGTTTCTTTACTGTTCTTGCAGTGCCAATGCTCAAAATGATTAACTTCTTTGAGCAGTACGTAGGTAACTACGGTATAGCAATTATCCTGCTTACTATTCTTATCAAGATTGCATTCTGGCCATTATCTCGTAAGAGCTATAAATCTATGGAGTCTATGAAAAAGCTCCAGCCAATGATGCAGAAGATTCGCGAAAAATATGCAGATGATCGCGAAAAACAGAATGCGGAAGTTATGGCATTGTACAAAACTTACAAGGTAAACCCTGTAGGTGGCTGTCTGCCAATGGTTATCCAGATTCCAGTATTCTTCGGCCTGTATCAGGCGTTGCTTAACGCAATTCAGTTGCGTCATGCTTCATTCATTGATTTCTTGCCGTTTACAAACATGCCTTGGCTTTCTGACTTGTCTGCACCAGACCCATATTACATCACGCCTATCGTGATGGGTGCAACAATGCTGCTTCAGCAGCTGCTCAGCCCGAGCACCGGTGACCCGACTCAGCGTAAGATGATGCTCATCATGCCTGTAGTCTTTACGTTTATGTTCTTAAACTTCCCTTCCGGGCTCGTAGTGTATTGGCTTGTAAACAACGTGCTTTCCATATTGCAGCAGTGGCTCATGCTACGTAAGGCGTAA
- the mnmE gene encoding tRNA uridine-5-carboxymethylaminomethyl(34) synthesis GTPase MnmE — protein sequence MTQNDTIAAIATAMGQGGIGIIRISGVEAGTILRKLFRSSNTSFTDFRPWVLHHGHILDAKGEDLDDVLVVHMPGTKTFTGEECAEIHCHGGPAILSSVLEAIFALGARPADCGEFSKCAFLNGRMDLTQVEAIAEMIAAPAREGVRLAQAKLDGLLGQRIVELRARLELVRMKLCVAVDFPEEDLECLDPQEFKNDISFVLEAIRTLLGNFTRARCWRDGALVVLAGQVNAGKSSLMNGLLGRKRAIVTEIPGTTRDFLEEHLTFDGLPIRLVDTAGLRETGDIVEQEGVRLSRDLSSQADLVLLVVDATRGLGSHERELIASVGAEKILLVWNKVDLVDESQDIETEDCSIVQISAKHGDGLDMLVKAIRSNILSRNGDAKEPEAGDLVPNLRQSHALEQSVTELEGLLEDHAMQIPYDLLGVRLETACSILSEITGETTPNEILNKIFESFCIGK from the coding sequence ATGACCCAGAACGATACAATTGCAGCGATTGCCACAGCAATGGGGCAGGGTGGTATTGGCATTATCCGCATCAGCGGTGTTGAAGCCGGTACTATTCTTCGCAAACTGTTCCGCTCTTCCAATACTAGCTTTACAGACTTTCGCCCTTGGGTGCTCCATCACGGGCACATTTTAGATGCAAAAGGCGAAGATCTGGATGACGTACTGGTCGTACATATGCCGGGAACAAAAACGTTTACCGGTGAAGAGTGTGCAGAAATCCACTGTCATGGTGGACCGGCAATTTTAAGTAGCGTGCTCGAGGCAATTTTTGCACTTGGTGCACGTCCGGCAGACTGTGGAGAATTTTCCAAGTGTGCATTTTTGAACGGACGTATGGATTTAACTCAGGTTGAAGCCATTGCGGAAATGATTGCCGCTCCGGCTCGTGAAGGTGTTCGTCTTGCACAGGCAAAACTTGATGGTTTGCTTGGGCAGCGTATTGTGGAATTACGTGCTCGCCTTGAACTTGTTCGTATGAAGCTTTGTGTTGCTGTGGATTTTCCAGAAGAAGATTTGGAATGTCTTGATCCACAGGAATTCAAAAACGATATTTCTTTTGTACTGGAAGCTATCCGCACCTTGCTTGGTAACTTTACTCGTGCGCGTTGCTGGCGTGACGGTGCTCTTGTAGTACTCGCAGGTCAGGTTAATGCCGGTAAATCCAGTTTGATGAACGGCTTGCTTGGTCGTAAACGTGCCATTGTTACAGAAATCCCGGGCACAACTCGCGATTTTCTGGAAGAGCATCTTACATTCGACGGTCTGCCTATTCGACTTGTTGATACAGCAGGGCTTCGCGAAACTGGTGACATAGTAGAGCAGGAGGGCGTTCGCCTTAGTCGTGACCTTTCTTCACAGGCTGATCTTGTTTTGCTCGTTGTCGATGCAACCCGCGGCCTTGGTTCGCACGAAAGAGAACTCATCGCATCTGTCGGTGCTGAGAAAATTCTTCTCGTATGGAACAAAGTAGACTTGGTTGATGAATCTCAGGACATTGAAACCGAAGACTGCTCCATAGTACAAATTTCCGCCAAACATGGTGATGGACTCGATATGCTTGTTAAAGCAATTCGTAGTAATATTCTGAGCCGTAATGGTGATGCTAAAGAGCCGGAAGCAGGCGATTTGGTTCCTAACCTTCGTCAGAGTCACGCTCTTGAACAGTCCGTTACAGAGCTTGAAGGTCTGCTGGAAGATCATGCCATGCAGATTCCATATGACTTACTTGGTGTACGTCTGGAAACAGCGTGTTCTATTTTGTCTGAAATAACAGGTGAAACAACACCGAATGAAATTCTGAATAAAATTTTTGAAAGTTTCTGCATCGGTAAGTAG
- the pstB gene encoding phosphate ABC transporter ATP-binding protein PstB, with translation MKMYAKELNFYYGDFQALEDINLEFAQNQVTSLIGPSGCGKSTFLRCLNRMNDLIPVARVEGEIVLDGTNINTPKLDVVELRRRVGMVFQKPNPFPKTIFENVAYGLRVNGIKDASFLAAKVEESLKNAALWDEVKDRLETSALGLSGGQQQRLCIARALAVEPEVLLMDEPASALDPIATQKIEELIFELKKQYTIIIVTHSMQQAARVSDNTAFFYMGKLIEHGETEILFTRPSQKQTEDYITGRFG, from the coding sequence ATGAAGATGTATGCCAAGGAGCTGAATTTCTACTACGGTGATTTTCAGGCATTGGAAGATATTAACCTTGAGTTTGCACAGAATCAGGTGACATCGCTAATCGGCCCGTCCGGTTGTGGTAAGTCTACTTTTTTACGCTGTTTAAACCGAATGAATGACCTTATTCCTGTGGCGCGGGTGGAAGGTGAGATTGTTCTCGATGGTACTAATATTAATACCCCGAAGCTTGATGTTGTAGAGCTGCGCCGCCGTGTGGGGATGGTTTTTCAAAAGCCTAACCCGTTTCCGAAAACTATTTTTGAAAATGTTGCATACGGCTTGCGGGTAAACGGCATTAAGGATGCTTCATTTCTTGCTGCAAAAGTTGAGGAAAGCCTTAAAAACGCTGCCCTGTGGGATGAAGTGAAAGATCGCCTTGAGACATCTGCTTTAGGACTCTCGGGGGGACAGCAGCAGCGTCTTTGCATCGCCCGTGCGTTGGCCGTTGAGCCGGAAGTGCTTCTCATGGACGAGCCTGCATCAGCACTCGATCCAATTGCTACGCAGAAGATTGAAGAGCTTATTTTTGAGCTTAAGAAACAGTACACCATCATTATTGTAACGCATAGTATGCAGCAGGCAGCCCGTGTTTCTGATAACACAGCATTTTTCTACATGGGCAAGCTTATTGAGCATGGTGAAACTGAGATACTGTTTACAAGACCTTCGCAGAAGCAGACAGAAGATTACATTACCGGCAGATTTGGTTAG
- a CDS encoding protein jag, with protein MDGYKEFKGKTLDSAIEEACSYFNSPREKLEIDLINDAKTGIFGLVGAKKARIRARRMQVQFDSQALSAPSETSRRSKKSTASVTAEPETERKTERPKQRQERPNRRSEKPQPVRQQKPKEKPVASPEEAQTAKPKQERGRPQRSKPEGTRGQKPTPKPSEKPQGVKPARKKQEASEENREGQQRGRNGQRRPQREHSPRQDNAPAPRQQRPVRPAPVIEPVRADPIPEANLDELDQTELLKAVTEVVNRLITPVIGETPVEARIEDGRVKASISSGDNSGLLIGREGQTLASFQYLANRIVAKMFGVAVRVQLDTGDYRERQDEKLRDIALHLAEKAKTMGKPQSTRPLSSYHRRVVHLVLQEDDEIQTRSKGDGPLKRVIIGRKRK; from the coding sequence ATGGATGGATACAAAGAGTTCAAGGGTAAGACCCTTGACAGCGCTATCGAGGAAGCGTGTAGCTACTTCAATAGTCCTCGGGAAAAGCTGGAAATTGACCTCATTAATGACGCGAAGACCGGTATTTTTGGTCTAGTAGGGGCGAAGAAAGCTAGAATCAGAGCCCGCAGAATGCAGGTTCAATTTGATTCGCAGGCACTGTCTGCCCCATCAGAGACTTCCCGACGCTCTAAGAAAAGTACCGCATCGGTTACGGCGGAGCCTGAAACCGAGCGGAAGACTGAGAGGCCGAAACAACGGCAGGAACGTCCTAATAGACGTTCTGAAAAACCTCAGCCTGTTAGACAACAGAAACCTAAAGAAAAGCCTGTAGCTTCTCCTGAAGAAGCTCAGACTGCAAAACCAAAACAGGAACGTGGACGCCCCCAGCGCTCTAAGCCTGAAGGCACCCGAGGTCAAAAACCGACCCCGAAGCCTTCCGAAAAGCCTCAAGGTGTAAAACCTGCTCGTAAGAAACAAGAGGCAAGCGAAGAGAACAGAGAAGGGCAGCAGCGCGGTCGTAATGGCCAGCGTCGTCCTCAGAGAGAGCATTCTCCTAGACAGGATAATGCACCGGCTCCAAGACAGCAGCGTCCGGTTAGACCGGCACCTGTTATTGAACCGGTTAGAGCTGATCCGATTCCTGAAGCAAACCTCGACGAGCTTGATCAGACTGAGCTGTTGAAGGCAGTAACAGAAGTAGTGAACCGCCTTATTACTCCTGTAATCGGTGAGACTCCGGTTGAAGCCCGTATTGAAGACGGACGCGTTAAAGCTTCCATCTCAAGTGGCGACAACTCAGGACTCCTGATTGGTCGTGAAGGCCAGACTCTTGCTTCGTTCCAGTACCTTGCAAACCGTATTGTCGCTAAGATGTTCGGTGTTGCAGTGCGAGTACAACTGGATACTGGTGATTACCGAGAACGTCAGGATGAAAAATTGCGCGACATTGCTCTGCATTTAGCTGAAAAAGCTAAAACTATGGGCAAACCGCAGTCTACTCGTCCACTTAGTTCTTATCATCGCCGCGTGGTTCACCTTGTTTTACAAGAGGATGACGAAATCCAGACCCGCAGTAAAGGTGATGGCCCGCTCAAGCGTGTTATCATCGGTCGTAAACGCAAATAG
- the yidD gene encoding membrane protein insertion efficiency factor YidD: MKKIFRTLLVAPIRFYQLCISPLFPPACRFVPSCSEYAAQAVMRHGFLKGSALAGWRILRCNPWSAGGHDPVPPSKDNNPDA; encoded by the coding sequence ATGAAGAAGATCTTCCGCACGCTGCTGGTAGCGCCTATACGATTTTACCAGCTCTGTATTTCGCCTCTTTTTCCGCCTGCCTGTCGCTTTGTTCCATCGTGTTCAGAGTATGCGGCGCAGGCCGTGATGCGCCACGGCTTTTTGAAGGGATCAGCTCTCGCCGGATGGCGCATTTTGCGTTGTAACCCCTGGTCTGCAGGGGGGCACGATCCCGTCCCGCCTTCCAAAGATAATAATCCCGATGCATAG
- the rpmH gene encoding 50S ribosomal protein L34 — protein sequence MKRTYQPSKIKRKRTHGFRARLKTVSGRAILRRRRAKGRSKLSA from the coding sequence ATGAAGAGAACTTACCAGCCTAGCAAAATTAAGCGTAAAAGAACCCACGGTTTTCGTGCTCGCCTCAAAACCGTTAGTGGTCGTGCGATTCTTCGTCGTAGACGCGCTAAAGGGCGTTCGAAATTATCTGCCTAA
- a CDS encoding 4Fe-4S binding protein, giving the protein MTTPQKMSDPTEDASCEVPPVSPLRAAWLAVPVFGLIILAAHFLRFGNMGLALVLVAMAGLCFTRLGWARIVCSIILFAGSFLWVQSGIEFVQIRMAVGQPWVRLVAIMGSVCAFSLFGAWMLSTEKAAVRFFKDRSTALSQAAVFLLASGGLWLCRAMPKNMTLLIADRFVPGSGVIEIFIIAVYAAWLCGLLLDKRTQRKARSYAWAFFSFIFFGQLALGLLGFTTFLMTGSLHLPIPALIVAGPLFRGSGFFMLILFSVSVLLVGAAWCSHLCYIGAWDDRMSRVYKGKTGRLPAWAPKVRIVLAVVVFAAALGMGLAGVPVLVAVWAAAIFGLVGVAIMLFVSRRMKMMVHCSAFCPLGVMSNLLGKVSPWRLRFSDACTKCNACVAVCRYNAITPERLEAGSPAFSCSLCRDCTAVCKHGAAEVRLFGFASPKVTHIFVVLVTSLHAIFLGVARM; this is encoded by the coding sequence ATGACGACACCGCAAAAAATGTCTGATCCGACAGAGGATGCTTCCTGTGAAGTGCCTCCTGTGTCTCCGCTCCGTGCTGCCTGGCTTGCCGTACCTGTATTCGGGTTAATAATTCTGGCTGCTCACTTTTTGCGGTTCGGTAACATGGGGCTTGCTTTAGTCCTCGTTGCTATGGCTGGATTGTGTTTTACCAGACTTGGCTGGGCGCGCATTGTGTGCTCCATAATCTTGTTTGCGGGGTCCTTTTTGTGGGTGCAGTCTGGGATAGAGTTTGTTCAGATCCGTATGGCGGTGGGGCAACCTTGGGTAAGACTCGTAGCTATTATGGGGAGTGTCTGTGCTTTCAGTTTGTTCGGAGCATGGATGCTGAGCACAGAAAAAGCAGCGGTTCGATTTTTCAAAGACAGATCAACAGCTTTAAGTCAGGCAGCTGTTTTTCTTCTTGCGAGCGGCGGGCTTTGGCTTTGTCGTGCAATGCCTAAGAATATGACGCTACTCATTGCTGATCGGTTTGTTCCGGGAAGCGGAGTTATCGAGATCTTTATTATAGCCGTTTATGCAGCATGGCTGTGCGGCTTGCTCTTAGACAAGCGGACACAGCGTAAGGCACGCTCGTATGCATGGGCATTTTTCTCTTTTATTTTCTTTGGCCAACTTGCGCTCGGATTGCTCGGTTTTACTACGTTTTTGATGACTGGTTCACTACATCTTCCAATACCTGCTCTTATTGTTGCAGGGCCGTTGTTTAGAGGCAGTGGTTTTTTTATGCTCATCCTTTTTTCTGTTTCTGTACTCCTTGTGGGAGCGGCATGGTGTAGCCATTTGTGCTATATAGGCGCATGGGATGACAGAATGAGCCGTGTGTACAAAGGAAAAACAGGGCGCTTGCCAGCGTGGGCTCCTAAAGTTCGTATTGTTCTTGCTGTGGTGGTTTTTGCTGCTGCATTGGGAATGGGCTTAGCGGGGGTTCCGGTTCTTGTCGCGGTATGGGCTGCAGCCATTTTTGGACTGGTCGGAGTTGCGATAATGCTTTTTGTGAGCCGCCGGATGAAGATGATGGTACATTGCAGTGCGTTTTGTCCTCTAGGTGTGATGTCGAATCTGCTTGGAAAAGTAAGTCCATGGCGTCTACGTTTTTCAGATGCATGTACAAAGTGTAATGCGTGTGTTGCTGTTTGTCGCTATAATGCCATTACTCCTGAGCGGTTAGAGGCAGGTTCTCCTGCATTTTCCTGTTCGTTATGTCGTGATTGTACCGCAGTGTGTAAGCATGGAGCGGCTGAAGTTCGACTCTTCGGTTTTGCTTCACCCAAAGTCACTCATATATTTGTAGTGTTAGTTACATCTTTGCATGCAATCTTCTTAGGTGTGGCCAGAATGTAG
- a CDS encoding 3'-5' exonuclease, producing MKYDPEQYKRKITKEEINALPLRRYDGDICLIRTEGELQYAVDRMREEDLLGFDTETRPTFRKGKINLPSLVQLACSDVVFLIQLNWVPFSEPLISLLADNSILKTGVAVRDDIKDLQKLSPFRDRGVVDLGEIARHIGLETHGLRNLAANLLEFRISKGAQCSNWANKELTHQQIVYAATDAWISRLIHIRMEETGLMAGISL from the coding sequence ATGAAGTATGATCCAGAACAATATAAGCGCAAAATTACCAAAGAAGAGATCAATGCGTTGCCTTTGCGAAGATATGATGGCGACATCTGTCTTATCCGCACAGAAGGTGAACTGCAGTACGCTGTAGATCGCATGCGAGAGGAGGACTTGCTCGGTTTTGATACCGAAACGAGACCTACCTTTAGAAAAGGCAAAATAAATCTGCCTTCTCTGGTTCAATTAGCGTGCTCGGATGTTGTCTTCCTCATCCAGCTGAACTGGGTGCCTTTTAGTGAACCTCTTATTTCGTTACTTGCCGACAACTCTATTCTGAAAACCGGAGTAGCCGTCAGAGACGACATTAAAGATTTACAGAAGCTGTCCCCGTTCAGAGACAGAGGTGTGGTTGACTTGGGAGAGATCGCCCGTCACATTGGTCTTGAAACTCACGGATTGCGCAACCTTGCTGCAAACTTGTTGGAGTTCAGGATTTCAAAAGGAGCGCAATGCTCCAATTGGGCGAACAAAGAGCTAACTCATCAGCAGATAGTATATGCTGCTACTGATGCTTGGATTAGCCGCCTTATTCACATTAGAATGGAAGAGACTGGCCTTATGGCTGGCATTTCCCTTTGA